The following coding sequences lie in one Xiphophorus maculatus strain JP 163 A chromosome 4, X_maculatus-5.0-male, whole genome shotgun sequence genomic window:
- the LOC102221631 gene encoding keratinocyte-associated protein 3, with translation MCSFDKDKGPGRLMKKGLVLILVGHINFILAAIVHGSVLRHISKPSQHISTQYTVANIISVTSGLLSIASGIIAIVVSRNLRKFKLIIGLLTASFLNALLSAACSAGLLVAISITIAHNGSGLMVGCNDTVVPINARSPVSAQCPFDTTRIYDTTLALWISCAVLSAAEAGLSVWCFMVGLALRGIAPCGKSYIKEQLEEETENSPQTRRLMRKHFNAEA, from the exons ATGTGCAGCTTTG ATAAGGACAAAGGGCCGGGGCGGCTGATGAAAAAGGGGCTTGTTCTCATCCTGGTCGGCCATATTAACTTCATCCTGGCAGCCATCGTCCATGGCAGCGTCCTGCGCCACATTTCCAAACCCAGTCAGCACATTAGTACTCAATACACTGTAGCCAACATCATTTCTGTCACCTCTGGCCTGCTG AGCATTGCCTCTGGGATTATTGCCATTGTGGTTTCAAGGAACCTTCGTAAGTTTAAGCTG ATAATAGGGCTTCTGACGGCGTCCTTCCTGAACGCCCTGCTGTCAGCCGCCTGCAGCGCTGGGCTCCTCGTAGCAATTAGCATCACCATCGCCCATAACGGGAGCGGTCTGATGGTGGGATGCAACGACACGGTGGTGCCCATCAACGCACGCTCGCCTGTCAGCGCTCAGTGCCCGTTTGATACAACACGAATCTAT GACACCACCCTGGCCTTGTGGATCTCCTGTGCCGTGCTGTCGGCAGCGGAGGCCGGCCTGTCGGTGTGGTGCTTCATGGTTGGACTCGCTCTCAGAGGGATTGCGCCGTGTGGGAAGAGCTACATCAAAGAGCAG TTGGAGGAAGAGACTGAAAACTCTCCACAAACTCGTCGCCttatgagaaaacatttcaatgcTGAAGCATAA